A single window of Treponema denticola ATCC 35405 DNA harbors:
- a CDS encoding NAD-dependent epimerase/dehydratase family protein, which produces MHIAIIGGSGFIGTRLTKRLLASGHTIKILDKQDSKYYPNLRAFADVRDIDSLKKELSSSLDCVINLAAEHRDDVEPKSLYDEVNVDGAENVCKVCSELGIKKIIFTSSVAVYGFAPLNTNETGKINYFNDYGRTKWLAEGKYRAWIENDNENSLTIIRPTVVFGEQNRGNVYNLLRQISSGFFPFVGNGKNKKSMAYVENVAAFIEFSLNNGQGEHLFNYLDKPDFDMNSLANEVYKILGNKNHKIFHWPYWLGYCGGLCFDLLAKISRKKLAISSIRVKKFCADTLFDTINIPKTDFKAPVSLSEGLYNTIKYEFIDKIQDHVFHTE; this is translated from the coding sequence ATGCACATAGCAATAATAGGCGGTTCCGGTTTTATAGGAACAAGACTAACAAAGAGACTTTTAGCGTCCGGACATACAATTAAAATTCTTGATAAACAGGATAGTAAATACTATCCCAACTTGAGAGCCTTTGCTGATGTAAGGGATATAGATTCTTTAAAAAAAGAATTATCCTCTAGCCTTGACTGCGTTATCAACTTGGCGGCTGAACATCGCGATGATGTTGAACCTAAAAGCTTATATGATGAAGTAAATGTTGACGGTGCAGAAAATGTATGCAAGGTCTGTTCGGAATTGGGAATAAAAAAAATTATTTTTACAAGCTCTGTTGCGGTATACGGTTTTGCACCTTTAAATACGAACGAAACAGGTAAAATAAATTATTTTAATGATTATGGCAGAACAAAATGGCTTGCTGAAGGAAAATACCGTGCGTGGATTGAAAACGATAACGAAAATTCGCTTACGATAATAAGACCTACTGTTGTATTCGGAGAGCAAAATAGGGGCAATGTTTATAATCTATTAAGACAAATCAGTTCAGGCTTTTTCCCATTTGTCGGAAACGGTAAAAATAAAAAATCAATGGCCTATGTTGAAAATGTAGCTGCCTTTATCGAATTTTCTTTAAATAACGGACAAGGTGAACACTTATTTAATTATCTAGATAAACCCGACTTTGATATGAATTCTCTTGCCAATGAAGTTTATAAAATCTTAGGAAATAAGAATCATAAAATTTTTCATTGGCCCTATTGGCTGGGCTATTGCGGCGGTCTTTGCTTTGACTTACTTGCTAAAATATCGAGAAAAAAATTAGCAATCAGTTCAATCAGGGTAAAAAAATTCTGTGCCGATACTCTTTTTGATACGATCAATATACCTAAAACCGATTTTAAGGCTCCCGTATCTTTAAGCGAGGGCTTATACAATACTATAAAATATGAATTCATTGATAAGATTCAAGATCATGTTTTTCATACTGAGTAG
- the rlmB gene encoding 23S rRNA (guanosine(2251)-2'-O)-methyltransferase RlmB has translation MKKIITGFHAIDEILRAEKLKIEKEKNRKPSLEIFYSKEGPRVKKILEAARKLNLKIEKKDNQFLDSLTKTLPEQLRDHRGIVLVTEAENQKKGMSVDEFFAKLAEKGSAFVVILDSVTDPHNTGSIIRSADQFGIDGIIVPENKSAGGFEIISKVSAGALAWVPFVEVTNLVRTVERLKKEGFWIYGADAGGKALPNLTFPKKTVLIMGNEGRGMSRLVEETCDEIVSIPTKGKLDSLNVSVAAGILLYEISRKKEV, from the coding sequence ATGAAAAAAATAATTACTGGTTTTCATGCTATAGACGAGATTTTAAGAGCGGAAAAACTTAAAATAGAAAAAGAAAAGAACCGGAAGCCGAGCCTTGAAATTTTTTACTCTAAAGAAGGACCAAGGGTAAAAAAAATTTTGGAAGCGGCTCGTAAATTGAATCTAAAGATTGAAAAAAAAGACAATCAATTTCTTGATTCCCTTACTAAAACCTTGCCGGAACAGTTAAGGGATCACAGGGGTATTGTTCTTGTAACTGAGGCTGAAAATCAAAAAAAAGGAATGAGTGTAGATGAGTTTTTTGCAAAACTTGCAGAAAAAGGCTCGGCTTTTGTGGTAATCCTCGACTCCGTTACTGATCCTCACAATACGGGTTCCATTATACGAAGTGCGGACCAGTTCGGAATAGACGGAATAATAGTTCCGGAAAACAAAAGTGCGGGAGGCTTTGAGATTATAAGCAAGGTAAGCGCAGGAGCTTTAGCCTGGGTTCCATTCGTGGAAGTAACCAATTTGGTAAGAACCGTAGAAAGGCTAAAAAAGGAAGGCTTTTGGATTTACGGGGCAGATGCAGGAGGCAAGGCCCTACCCAATCTTACGTTCCCAAAAAAGACAGTCCTTATTATGGGAAATGAAGGAAGGGGAATGAGCCGCCTTGTAGAAGAAACCTGCGACGAAATAGTGTCAATTCCGACAAAGGGAAAACTTGACAGCCTAAATGTTTCCGTCGCAGCAGGCATTCTATTATACGAAATAAGCCGGAAAAAAGAGGTTTAA
- the rfbB gene encoding dTDP-glucose 4,6-dehydratase produces MRSLQNILVTGGAGFIGSNFIRTLLKKEDAFTGRIINLDALTYAGNAASLADMESEFGGSRYFFIHGNICDKEIINSIFTEYNIDTVVHFAAESHVDRSILGPEVFLKTNVLGTFNLLETAKQFWKKPDGTMRDDVLFHHISTDEVYGSLGTEGYFKETTAYDPRSPYSASKASSDHLVKAYFHTYGLPATISNCSNNYGPFQFPEKLIPLMILNMLEGKNLPVYGDGKQIRDWIHVEDHNEAVRLILKNGRAGKTYNIGGENEWENIKLLNKLIQIVCKKTGLEEENVRKTITHVTDRLGHDRRYAIDCTKIKNELNWKRNFDFETGLENTVDWYLNNKKWIENVRSGEYRNWIEKNYKER; encoded by the coding sequence ATGCGAAGTTTACAAAATATACTGGTAACCGGCGGTGCGGGCTTTATAGGTTCTAATTTTATCAGAACCTTATTAAAAAAAGAAGACGCATTTACGGGTCGTATTATAAATCTTGATGCTCTTACTTATGCAGGTAATGCCGCAAGCCTTGCCGATATGGAATCCGAATTCGGCGGAAGCCGATACTTTTTTATTCATGGAAATATCTGCGATAAAGAAATTATAAATAGTATTTTTACGGAATATAATATAGACACGGTTGTTCATTTTGCAGCTGAAAGTCATGTTGACCGCTCTATTTTGGGTCCTGAGGTTTTTTTAAAGACAAATGTTTTGGGAACCTTTAACCTTTTGGAGACTGCAAAGCAATTTTGGAAAAAACCTGACGGAACAATGCGTGATGATGTTCTTTTTCACCATATCAGTACGGATGAGGTTTACGGTTCTTTGGGCACTGAAGGCTATTTTAAAGAAACTACAGCCTATGACCCTCGTTCTCCTTATTCTGCAAGCAAGGCATCAAGCGATCACTTGGTAAAAGCTTACTTCCATACCTATGGGCTGCCTGCTACTATTTCAAACTGTTCCAATAATTACGGGCCGTTTCAATTCCCTGAAAAATTGATTCCCCTTATGATTTTAAATATGCTTGAAGGTAAAAATCTTCCAGTTTACGGTGACGGTAAGCAGATTAGAGACTGGATACATGTTGAAGACCACAATGAAGCTGTAAGGCTTATACTAAAAAACGGGAGAGCGGGGAAGACCTATAATATAGGCGGCGAAAATGAATGGGAAAATATAAAGCTTTTAAATAAGCTCATTCAAATCGTTTGCAAAAAGACAGGTCTTGAGGAAGAAAATGTAAGAAAAACTATTACACATGTAACCGATAGGCTTGGACATGACCGCCGCTATGCTATTGACTGTACCAAGATAAAAAATGAACTTAATTGGAAGCGTAACTTTGATTTTGAAACCGGACTTGAAAATACTGTTGACTGGTATTTAAATAATAAGAAATGGATAGAAAATGTCCGTTCCGGTGAGTACCGAAATTGGATAGAAAAAAATTATAAAGAGAGATAG
- a CDS encoding MBL fold metallo-hydrolase RNA specificity domain-containing protein, with protein MAIKFYSLGAAEEVTGSKHILEVDGHKYLIDCGAFQGKRAEADKKNRDFNVPAPELEAVILTHGHYDHCGLLPLLGKHGFTGNIYATPATRDIANLVMMDSARIQARDREYLSKQAAKKGETFKWVPLFDEADVIQTVNQFVTISYHRPAWIGPNVQLEFYDAGHILGSAMAVITAKDSDGKEVKIAFTGDLGRKNKAIIRDPDIIPPVDYIVIESTYGNRRHEETDNALKLLAEKTQEIVQNKGKMIIPAFAVERTQEIVYYFHLLVDKRIIPDIPIYVDSPMAVNATSIFQVHPECYDAQTHEAFLIHHKNPFGFNSLKFITSVAESKELNNIDGPMVIISADGMCEFGRITHHLANNIEKPSTKVLLVGFMAEDTLGRRLQNKEQEVKIFGEWHQVRAEILQINAFSAHADYFESREWLDSLKNPKLKTIFLVHGEPKAQTYFTQYLNENGYNDVKTVKYGRTYKLD; from the coding sequence ATGGCAATTAAATTTTACTCGCTAGGTGCTGCAGAAGAAGTTACCGGATCTAAACACATTCTTGAAGTTGACGGGCATAAATATTTGATAGACTGCGGAGCTTTTCAAGGAAAAAGAGCAGAAGCGGACAAGAAAAACAGGGATTTTAATGTTCCGGCTCCTGAGCTGGAAGCCGTCATTTTAACCCATGGTCATTATGATCATTGCGGTTTATTACCCTTGCTGGGAAAGCATGGATTTACAGGCAACATATATGCAACCCCTGCCACCAGAGATATAGCAAACCTTGTTATGATGGATTCTGCACGAATTCAAGCCAGAGATAGGGAGTATTTATCCAAACAAGCTGCAAAAAAAGGAGAAACCTTTAAATGGGTGCCTCTTTTTGATGAAGCCGATGTAATTCAAACAGTCAACCAGTTTGTAACAATTTCATATCATAGGCCTGCATGGATAGGCCCCAATGTTCAACTGGAATTCTATGATGCAGGGCATATTTTAGGTTCAGCGATGGCTGTAATTACCGCCAAAGACTCGGATGGGAAAGAGGTAAAAATAGCCTTTACAGGAGACCTAGGCCGAAAAAATAAGGCTATTATCCGCGATCCTGACATTATTCCTCCTGTAGATTATATAGTTATTGAAAGCACATACGGAAACCGGCGCCACGAGGAAACCGATAATGCTTTAAAACTTCTTGCCGAAAAAACACAGGAAATTGTACAAAATAAGGGAAAGATGATTATTCCCGCCTTTGCCGTTGAAAGGACTCAGGAAATCGTCTATTATTTTCACCTCTTAGTCGATAAAAGAATAATTCCCGATATTCCGATTTATGTAGATTCTCCCATGGCCGTAAACGCAACGAGTATATTTCAGGTACATCCCGAATGCTATGATGCACAAACACATGAGGCCTTTTTAATTCATCATAAAAATCCTTTCGGCTTTAACTCGCTCAAATTTATAACCAGCGTAGCCGAGTCCAAGGAATTGAACAATATTGACGGTCCCATGGTTATAATAAGTGCGGACGGAATGTGCGAATTCGGACGAATTACCCACCATCTTGCAAACAATATCGAAAAGCCATCGACAAAGGTGCTGCTGGTAGGTTTTATGGCAGAAGATACTCTCGGCCGTAGACTCCAAAACAAAGAACAAGAAGTAAAAATTTTCGGTGAATGGCATCAGGTACGGGCTGAAATTTTGCAGATAAACGCCTTCAGTGCTCATGCCGACTATTTTGAGTCCAGAGAGTGGCTGGACTCCTTGAAGAATCCTAAACTTAAAACGATATTCTTGGTTCACGGAGAGCCTAAGGCTCAAACTTATTTTACCCAATACTTAAACGAAAACGGTTATAATGATGTAAAAACGGTAAAATACGGAAGAACATACAAATTGGACTAG
- the hisS gene encoding histidine--tRNA ligase: MSDLIQPKVLKGFRDFLPADEIERALLMERLVKVFRDYGFVPIDTPALEYSEILLRKSGGETEKQVFRFSDNGGRDVAMRFDLTVPLARFVAEHKSEIYFPFKRYHLGKVWRGEKPQAGRYREFLQCDFDTLGSDSAAVDFEILRLIKKALNELGVSNFKIHVSHRGIFNRFLKSLNLSEDSEEVLRIVDKLAKIGEDEVLKLLTDISSEESAKKILAYISGVSKELKSEDFEKTLSHLENLAGGPDEDTKRMRDIYALVKAVGIEDSIVFDPSITRGLDYYTGVVFETFLNDLPSIGSVCSGGRYDNLTALYMKECITGVGASIGLDRLLAALELLGHQKTKASFTDLLIFSLPEDDLVLSYKIVNFFEAEKINAEVYPEPKKMNHQYTYAEKKDIRWGLFLDKDSCVEEFDKAPQRFKIKLKDMTNRTEDETPLSEAVKKIRASKN; this comes from the coding sequence ATGAGTGATTTAATACAACCGAAAGTTTTAAAAGGATTTAGAGATTTCCTTCCGGCAGATGAGATTGAAAGAGCTCTTCTTATGGAAAGACTGGTAAAGGTTTTTAGGGATTACGGCTTTGTGCCTATAGACACCCCTGCCTTAGAATATTCCGAGATTCTATTGAGAAAGAGCGGAGGAGAGACCGAAAAGCAGGTTTTCCGGTTTAGCGACAATGGCGGACGGGATGTTGCTATGCGTTTTGACTTAACCGTTCCCTTAGCTCGATTTGTTGCAGAACATAAGTCCGAGATATATTTCCCGTTTAAGCGTTACCATTTGGGAAAGGTTTGGCGCGGTGAAAAGCCTCAGGCCGGACGGTATCGGGAATTTTTGCAATGTGATTTTGATACATTGGGTTCCGATTCGGCTGCCGTTGATTTTGAAATTTTGCGTCTTATTAAAAAAGCTTTAAACGAATTAGGTGTTTCCAATTTTAAAATACACGTTTCCCATAGGGGTATATTTAACCGTTTTTTAAAGTCTTTAAACCTATCGGAAGACAGCGAAGAGGTTTTGCGTATTGTAGATAAACTTGCTAAGATAGGGGAGGACGAGGTTTTAAAGCTCCTTACCGATATAAGCTCCGAAGAAAGTGCCAAAAAAATATTGGCTTATATTTCCGGTGTAAGCAAGGAGTTAAAAAGCGAAGACTTTGAAAAGACTCTTTCCCACTTGGAAAACCTCGCAGGCGGCCCCGACGAAGATACAAAACGCATGAGAGATATCTATGCCTTGGTAAAGGCTGTAGGTATTGAAGATTCAATTGTTTTTGATCCTTCAATTACACGAGGTCTGGATTATTACACCGGTGTTGTATTTGAGACCTTTTTAAACGATTTACCATCGATAGGCTCTGTTTGCTCAGGCGGAAGGTACGATAACCTTACGGCTCTTTATATGAAGGAGTGTATTACCGGAGTGGGTGCTTCCATAGGGCTTGACAGGCTTTTAGCTGCCCTTGAACTCTTGGGCCATCAAAAAACAAAGGCCAGCTTTACCGACCTCCTTATTTTTTCTTTACCTGAAGATGATCTGGTTCTTTCGTATAAGATAGTAAATTTTTTTGAAGCCGAAAAAATAAATGCTGAAGTATATCCTGAACCTAAAAAGATGAATCATCAGTACACCTATGCCGAAAAAAAAGACATAAGGTGGGGGCTTTTCTTAGATAAAGATTCTTGTGTGGAAGAATTCGATAAGGCCCCTCAAAGGTTTAAGATAAAATTAAAAGATATGACTAATAGAACAGAGGATGAAACGCCTCTTAGCGAGGCCGTAAAAAAGATAAGAGCTTCAAAAAATTAA
- the rfbA gene encoding glucose-1-phosphate thymidylyltransferase RfbA encodes MKAIILAGGAGTRLYPLTKAVSKQILPMYDKPMIYYPLSVMMLAGIREVLIISTPRDIGLFKELFSDGNWLGMRFEYAVQDKPRGLADAFIVGEKFIGADSCALVLGDNIFYGRGFSSTLADAVSSIKDNGGALIFGYYVKDPRAYGVVDFDDKGNVLSIEEKPQNPKSNYAIPGLYFYDNEVIQIAKSIKPSARGEIEITSVNNAYLAMGKLRVEKLGRGMAWLDTGTYDGLLEASNFIATIQKRQGMYVSCIEEIAYLQKWISKTQLLNLSSSYNNEYGDYLKYIAENC; translated from the coding sequence ATGAAGGCAATAATTTTAGCAGGAGGGGCCGGAACCCGTTTATATCCGCTTACAAAGGCTGTTTCAAAACAAATTTTACCAATGTATGATAAGCCCATGATTTATTATCCCTTGTCGGTTATGATGCTTGCCGGTATACGTGAAGTTTTAATTATATCTACACCGCGGGATATAGGACTTTTTAAGGAACTTTTCAGTGATGGAAATTGGTTGGGTATGAGGTTTGAGTATGCCGTTCAAGATAAACCTCGAGGCCTTGCTGATGCCTTCATAGTGGGTGAAAAGTTCATCGGTGCTGATTCTTGTGCTTTGGTCTTGGGTGATAATATTTTTTATGGAAGAGGTTTCAGCAGCACTTTGGCAGATGCAGTTTCCTCCATAAAAGATAATGGAGGAGCCTTGATTTTCGGTTATTATGTTAAGGATCCGAGAGCTTACGGAGTTGTTGATTTTGATGATAAAGGAAATGTTTTGAGTATTGAGGAGAAGCCTCAAAATCCAAAATCAAATTATGCAATCCCAGGCTTATATTTTTATGATAATGAAGTAATTCAAATTGCAAAATCGATTAAACCTTCGGCCAGAGGCGAGATTGAAATTACATCCGTAAATAATGCTTATCTGGCTATGGGCAAATTAAGAGTTGAAAAGCTGGGGCGCGGCATGGCTTGGCTTGACACGGGAACTTATGACGGTCTTTTAGAAGCCTCAAATTTTATAGCAACAATTCAGAAGAGGCAGGGAATGTATGTTTCCTGTATAGAAGAAATAGCTTATTTACAAAAATGGATTTCAAAGACTCAGCTTTTAAATTTATCTTCTTCCTATAATAATGAATATGGAGATTATCTAAAATATATTGCGGAAAATTGTTAA